The Streptomyces sp. SS1-1 genome has a segment encoding these proteins:
- a CDS encoding DUF6412 domain-containing protein codes for MIRTASRLRPAALLVFLFLEIALLDTGSLSATVALAATAAASSAFAACSLLASRAAPTVPPTHVRTAIRDRARRTAFLPQRDPDASGRPRPRAPGHALPATTA; via the coding sequence ATGATCCGCACAGCGTCGCGGCTGCGGCCCGCCGCCCTGCTGGTGTTCCTCTTCCTGGAGATCGCGCTCCTCGACACGGGCAGCCTCTCCGCGACCGTCGCCCTCGCCGCCACCGCCGCCGCGAGCTCCGCGTTCGCCGCCTGCTCCCTCCTCGCCTCGCGCGCCGCCCCCACCGTGCCGCCCACGCACGTACGGACGGCCATCCGCGACCGCGCCCGGCGGACCGCCTTCCTGCCCCAACGCGACCCCGACGCCTCCGGCCGGCCCCGGCCCAGGGCACCCGGGCACGCCCTCCCGGCGACCACCGCGTAG
- a CDS encoding YidC/Oxa1 family membrane protein insertase, translating into MSVFADLVSRLADLLTPLFGATAAAAAIVLFTALVRLLVHPLSRAAARGQKARQELQPKIAELRRKHGRNPERLQQAVVELHREEKVSPLAGCLPGLFQLPAFFLLYHLFSNTTIGGHANELLSHQLLAAPLGDRWADALGDGGALGPAGLVYLALFLLVAGVAVFNYRRTKRMMAADPVAPVADGQAVPGMGAMSKVMPFMSFFTLVTVAVVPLAAALYVVTSTTWSAVERAALYR; encoded by the coding sequence ATGTCCGTCTTCGCCGACCTCGTGTCGCGCCTCGCCGACCTGCTCACCCCGCTGTTCGGCGCCACCGCGGCCGCCGCCGCGATCGTCCTGTTCACCGCGCTCGTACGGCTGCTCGTGCACCCCCTGTCCCGGGCCGCCGCGCGGGGCCAGAAGGCGCGCCAGGAACTCCAGCCGAAGATCGCCGAGCTGCGCAGGAAGCACGGCCGCAACCCCGAGCGGCTCCAGCAGGCCGTCGTGGAGCTGCACCGCGAGGAGAAGGTGTCCCCGCTCGCCGGCTGTCTGCCGGGCCTGTTCCAACTGCCCGCCTTCTTCCTGCTGTACCACCTGTTCTCCAACACGACGATCGGCGGGCACGCCAACGAGCTGCTGTCCCACCAGCTGCTGGCCGCGCCCCTCGGCGACCGCTGGGCCGACGCGCTCGGCGACGGGGGCGCCCTCGGCCCGGCCGGGCTCGTGTACCTCGCGCTGTTCCTGCTGGTCGCCGGCGTCGCCGTGTTCAACTACCGCCGTACGAAGCGGATGATGGCCGCCGACCCGGTGGCGCCCGTGGCCGACGGCCAGGCCGTGCCCGGCATGGGGGCGATGAGCAAGGTCATGCCGTTCATGTCCTTCTTCACCCTCGTCACCGTCGCCGTGGTGCCGCTGGCCGCCGCCCTCTACGTGGTGACCAGCACGACGTGGAGCGCCGTCGAACGCGCCGCCCTCTACCGCTGA
- a CDS encoding class F sortase, which produces MTGRERTGLGGRLITGTVWVALLLGLWLWGWEVTDVRPHPSAPPAAGTLIPAGPPPAVRLPPAVRPLADALPQRVEIPALGVRAPVVARGLDAHGAVDPPPYRQAAAVGWYAAGPAPGAEGAALMVGHTDTETRPAVFHRLTALRPGARVRVLRAGGKVAEFTVDEVRTVERDGFDAGWVYGPHRPGRAELRLITCAGTFDRATRTYSANLVVSAYLTGRG; this is translated from the coding sequence GTGACCGGGCGCGAACGCACCGGCCTCGGGGGCCGCCTGATCACCGGCACCGTCTGGGTGGCGCTGCTGCTCGGGCTGTGGCTGTGGGGCTGGGAGGTCACCGACGTCCGCCCGCACCCGTCCGCCCCGCCCGCCGCGGGCACGCTGATCCCCGCCGGCCCGCCCCCCGCCGTACGGCTGCCTCCCGCCGTGCGGCCCCTGGCCGACGCCCTGCCGCAGCGGGTCGAGATCCCGGCCCTCGGCGTCCGCGCCCCCGTCGTCGCCCGCGGCCTGGACGCGCACGGCGCCGTCGACCCGCCCCCGTACCGGCAGGCGGCCGCCGTCGGCTGGTACGCGGCCGGCCCGGCCCCCGGAGCCGAGGGAGCCGCGCTGATGGTCGGGCACACCGACACCGAGACCCGCCCGGCCGTCTTCCACCGGCTCACCGCGCTCAGGCCGGGCGCCCGCGTCCGGGTGCTGCGGGCCGGCGGCAAGGTCGCCGAGTTCACCGTGGACGAGGTCCGCACGGTCGAACGCGACGGGTTCGACGCCGGGTGGGTGTACGGCCCGCACCGCCCCGGCCGGGCGGAACTGCGCCTGATCACCTGCGCCGGCACCTTCGACCGGGCCACCCGGACGTACTCCGCCAACCTGGTCGTCTCCGCGTATCTCACCGGCCGCGGATAG
- a CDS encoding winged helix-turn-helix transcriptional regulator encodes MALGKDYATQDCSIARALEIVGERWTLLIVRDALYGVRRYNDFLVHLGIPRAVLAARLQTLTTEGILVKHRYQQSPPRDEYVLTERGIALWPTLRALGLWGREHFGERKLRAFRHAGCGTELGPYGECPACGIVVPVADVEMVPGPGLDPHPADPVGRALLRPKRLLEPLEVEPA; translated from the coding sequence ATGGCACTGGGCAAGGACTACGCGACGCAGGACTGCTCCATCGCCCGCGCGCTGGAGATCGTCGGTGAGCGGTGGACGCTCCTGATCGTGCGGGACGCGCTCTACGGCGTCCGGCGCTACAACGACTTCCTCGTCCACCTCGGCATCCCGCGCGCCGTCCTGGCCGCCCGCCTCCAGACGCTCACCACCGAGGGCATCCTGGTCAAGCACCGCTACCAGCAGTCCCCGCCGCGCGACGAGTACGTCCTCACCGAGCGCGGCATCGCCCTGTGGCCCACGCTCCGGGCGCTCGGCCTGTGGGGCCGCGAGCACTTCGGCGAGCGCAAGCTGCGCGCCTTCCGGCACGCCGGCTGCGGGACCGAGCTGGGGCCGTACGGCGAGTGCCCGGCCTGCGGGATCGTCGTCCCCGTCGCCGACGTCGAGATGGTGCCGGGACCCGGACTCGACCCCCACCCCGCGGACCCGGTCGGCCGGGCCCTGCTGCGGCCCAAGCGCCTGCTGGAACCCCTCGAGGTGGAGCCCGCCTGA
- a CDS encoding ROK family transcriptional regulator, with protein MGGVNRTEGGAGGVNLGALRSHNTALVLDLLRTAGPGGISRLELAERTGLTPQAVSKITARLREDGLAAEAGRRASTGGKPRTVLRLVPEAGHAVGVHLDRDELTTVLCDLTGTVVARRRAALHLGSGADTVVDRLVTEVTALVSGAARPGPVLGVGVALPGPLDHRRGVLHRVTGFPEWNGFPLRSVLLRRLSLPVVVDKDTNAAALALAVGPAETAGASFAYLHFGAGLGGGLVIGGTVHRGTRTGAGEFGHQVVQLDGPPCGCGNRGCVEALCLAAVARGDTAEAARVLGTAAGNLVALLDVDLVLLGGRTVAAAPDTYVDGVAAVLDARARRAGEETVPVRLAPGAGDGVAEGAAQLLLAPLFGRAEG; from the coding sequence ATGGGAGGCGTGAACAGGACGGAAGGCGGGGCCGGCGGGGTGAACCTGGGCGCCCTGCGCAGCCACAACACCGCGCTCGTGCTCGATCTGCTGCGCACGGCCGGCCCCGGCGGCATCAGCCGCCTCGAACTCGCCGAGCGCACCGGGCTCACCCCGCAGGCGGTCAGCAAGATCACGGCCCGGCTGCGGGAGGACGGCCTCGCCGCGGAGGCGGGCCGCCGGGCCTCCACCGGCGGCAAGCCCAGGACCGTGCTGCGGCTGGTCCCCGAGGCCGGGCACGCGGTGGGCGTGCACCTCGACCGGGACGAGCTGACGACCGTGCTCTGCGACCTCACCGGCACCGTCGTCGCCCGGCGCCGCGCCGCCCTGCACCTCGGCTCCGGCGCGGACACGGTCGTCGACCGGCTCGTGACCGAGGTGACGGCCCTGGTGTCCGGGGCCGCCCGGCCGGGCCCGGTGCTCGGCGTCGGCGTGGCGCTGCCCGGCCCGCTCGACCACCGGCGCGGCGTCCTGCACCGCGTCACCGGCTTCCCCGAGTGGAACGGCTTCCCGCTGCGCAGCGTGCTGCTGCGGCGTCTGTCGCTGCCCGTCGTCGTGGACAAGGACACCAACGCCGCCGCCCTCGCCCTCGCCGTCGGCCCCGCGGAGACGGCCGGCGCCTCCTTCGCCTATCTGCACTTCGGGGCGGGTCTCGGCGGCGGGCTCGTCATCGGCGGGACCGTGCACCGGGGCACCCGCACCGGCGCCGGCGAGTTCGGGCACCAGGTGGTCCAGCTCGACGGCCCGCCCTGCGGATGCGGCAACCGCGGCTGTGTCGAGGCCCTGTGCCTGGCCGCCGTCGCCCGGGGCGACACGGCGGAGGCGGCCCGGGTGCTCGGCACCGCCGCCGGCAACCTGGTCGCCCTGCTCGACGTCGACCTCGTCCTGCTCGGCGGGCGCACGGTCGCCGCCGCACCGGACACCTACGTCGACGGGGTCGCCGCCGTCCTCGACGCCCGCGCCCGGCGCGCCGGCGAGGAGACGGTCCCCGTCCGGCTGGCCCCCGGCGCCGGCGACGGCGTGGCCGAGGGGGCGGCGCAGCTGCTGCTCGCGCCGCTGTTCGGACGGGCCGAGGGGTGA
- a CDS encoding HAD-IIA family hydrolase, with protein sequence MADRKPIESWLTDMDGVLIHEGVPIPGADAFITKLRESGRPFLVLTNNSIYTPRDLHARLNRMGLHVPLENIWTSALATAQFLDDQRPGGSAYVIGEAGLTTALHDIGYILTDHEPDYVVLGETRTYSFEAMTKAVRLINAGARFICTNPDETGPSAEGPLPATGAVAALITKATGRQPYFAGKPNPLMMRTGLNAIGAHSETSAMIGDRMDTDVLAGMEAGMQTFLVLTGLTRPEQVEHFPYRPSQVVDSIADLVERI encoded by the coding sequence ATGGCAGACCGCAAGCCCATCGAGTCCTGGCTCACCGACATGGACGGTGTGCTCATCCACGAGGGCGTCCCCATCCCCGGCGCCGACGCCTTCATCACGAAGCTCCGCGAATCCGGCAGGCCCTTCCTCGTCCTCACCAACAACTCGATCTACACCCCGCGCGACCTGCACGCCCGCCTGAACCGCATGGGCCTGCACGTCCCGCTGGAGAACATCTGGACCTCGGCCCTGGCCACCGCCCAGTTCCTGGACGACCAGCGGCCCGGCGGCTCGGCGTACGTCATCGGCGAGGCGGGCCTGACCACCGCGCTGCACGACATCGGGTACATCCTCACCGACCACGAGCCGGACTACGTCGTCCTCGGCGAGACCCGCACCTACTCCTTCGAGGCCATGACCAAGGCGGTCCGGCTCATCAACGCCGGCGCCCGCTTCATCTGCACCAACCCCGACGAGACCGGCCCCTCCGCCGAAGGGCCGCTGCCGGCGACCGGCGCTGTCGCCGCGCTGATCACCAAGGCCACCGGCAGGCAGCCGTACTTCGCGGGCAAGCCCAACCCGCTGATGATGCGGACCGGTCTGAACGCCATCGGCGCCCACTCCGAGACCAGCGCCATGATCGGCGACCGGATGGACACCGACGTCCTCGCCGGCATGGAGGCCGGGATGCAGACGTTCCTGGTGCTCACCGGCCTGACCCGACCCGAGCAGGTGGAGCACTTCCCGTACCGGCCGTCCCAGGTCGTCGACTCCATCGCGGACCTCGTCGAGCGGATCTGA
- a CDS encoding kelch motif-containing protein, with amino-acid sequence MKDRAGRRRARRLAIGTAVVLALAGMNGPWLYRVGTEKYHQYQINRPEYKAANGKWEIVEFPEEYRQNTIHAALLHTGKVLLIAGSGNNQDNFDAKQYDTRIWDPVKGTIKKVPTPNDLFCTGHTQLSNGNLLIAGGTKRYEKLKGDVTKAGGLMIVHNENPDKPITLPAGTKFTGKENGKTFVSKDPVLVPRAKKVFDEVTGEFLRNDPGLGRIYVEAQKQGTKYETGTQDNYRIQGLSGVDARNTYGIAQKLALDKKDFQGIRDAYEFDPVAEKYIKVDPMHEARWYPTLTTLGDGKILSVSGLDDIGQLVPGKNEVYDPKTKKWTYLDKTRQFPTYPALFPLQNGKIFYSGSNAGYGPDDVGRDPGVWDVDTNKFTKLPGLSDANLMETSGTVLLPPAQDEKYMVIGGGGVGESAESSEKTRLIDLKDDDPKFVDGPSLEKGTRYPQTSVLPDDSVLVSGGSEDYRGRGDSNILQAHLYRPGAKELDRVADPLVGRNYHSGSILLPDGRVMFFGSDSLYADKANTKPGKFEQRIEIYTPPYLYRDARPSLSGGPQTIKRGGTGTFTSQHASAVKNVRLMRPSASTHVTDVDQRSVKLDFQASGDKLTVTVPTNRNLVPSGWYMLFVTDDQGTPSTAQWVRVP; translated from the coding sequence ATGAAGGACCGTGCAGGCCGCCGCCGCGCCCGTCGACTCGCGATAGGCACGGCGGTGGTGCTCGCGCTGGCCGGAATGAACGGGCCGTGGCTCTATCGCGTCGGCACCGAGAAATACCACCAGTACCAGATCAACAGACCCGAGTACAAAGCCGCGAACGGCAAGTGGGAGATCGTCGAGTTTCCCGAGGAGTACCGCCAGAACACGATCCACGCGGCGCTCCTGCACACCGGCAAGGTGCTGCTCATCGCCGGCTCGGGCAACAACCAGGACAACTTCGACGCGAAGCAGTACGACACCCGGATCTGGGACCCGGTCAAGGGCACCATCAAGAAGGTGCCGACGCCGAACGACCTGTTCTGCACCGGCCACACCCAGCTGTCCAACGGCAACCTGCTGATCGCGGGCGGCACCAAGCGGTACGAGAAGCTCAAGGGTGACGTCACCAAGGCCGGCGGCCTGATGATCGTCCACAACGAGAACCCGGACAAGCCGATCACGCTGCCCGCGGGCACCAAGTTCACCGGCAAGGAGAACGGCAAGACGTTCGTCTCCAAGGACCCGGTGCTGGTGCCGCGCGCCAAGAAGGTGTTCGACGAGGTCACCGGCGAGTTCCTGCGCAACGACCCCGGTCTCGGCCGGATCTACGTCGAGGCGCAGAAGCAGGGCACCAAGTACGAGACGGGCACCCAGGACAACTACCGCATCCAGGGCCTGTCGGGAGTCGACGCGCGCAACACCTACGGCATCGCGCAGAAGCTCGCCCTCGACAAGAAGGACTTCCAGGGCATCCGGGACGCCTACGAGTTCGACCCGGTCGCCGAGAAGTACATCAAGGTCGACCCGATGCACGAGGCCCGCTGGTACCCGACGCTCACCACCCTGGGCGACGGCAAGATCCTCAGCGTCTCCGGCCTCGACGACATCGGGCAGCTCGTACCGGGCAAGAACGAGGTGTACGACCCGAAGACCAAGAAGTGGACGTACCTCGACAAGACCCGGCAGTTCCCGACGTACCCGGCGCTGTTCCCGCTGCAGAACGGCAAGATCTTCTACTCGGGTTCGAACGCCGGCTACGGCCCCGACGACGTGGGCCGTGACCCGGGCGTCTGGGACGTGGACACCAACAAGTTCACCAAGCTGCCCGGCCTGAGCGACGCGAACCTGATGGAGACGTCCGGCACGGTGCTGCTGCCGCCGGCGCAGGACGAGAAGTACATGGTGATCGGCGGCGGTGGCGTCGGCGAGTCCGCGGAGTCCAGCGAGAAGACCCGGCTGATCGACCTGAAGGACGACGACCCGAAGTTCGTGGACGGGCCGTCGCTGGAGAAGGGCACGCGCTACCCGCAGACCTCGGTGCTGCCCGACGACTCCGTGCTGGTGTCGGGCGGTTCGGAGGACTACCGGGGCCGCGGCGACTCCAACATCCTCCAGGCGCACCTGTACCGGCCGGGCGCCAAGGAGCTCGACCGGGTCGCCGACCCGCTCGTGGGCCGCAACTACCACTCGGGGTCGATCCTGCTGCCCGACGGCCGCGTGATGTTCTTCGGCTCGGACTCGCTCTACGCCGACAAGGCCAACACCAAGCCGGGCAAGTTCGAGCAGCGCATCGAGATCTACACGCCGCCGTATCTGTACCGGGACGCGCGGCCGTCGCTGTCGGGCGGTCCGCAGACCATCAAGCGCGGCGGGACGGGCACGTTCACCTCGCAGCACGCCTCGGCCGTGAAGAACGTACGGCTGATGCGGCCGAGCGCGTCCACGCACGTCACGGACGTGGACCAGCGGTCGGTGAAGCTGGACTTCCAGGCGTCGGGCGACAAGCTCACGGTGACCGTGCCGACGAACCGGAACCTGGTGCCGTCGGGCTGGTACATGCTCTTCGTGACGGACGACCAGGGCACGCCGTCCACGGCGCAGTGGGTCCGGGTGCCGTAG
- a CDS encoding fumarylacetoacetate hydrolase family protein, protein MKLLRVGTAGSERPALLDAEGTLRDLSGLVPDIDGPLLADPEALGRVRAAAGTGELPALDPEGLRIGPPLGRIGKIVCIGLNYHDHARETGAEPPSEPVVFFKAPDTVVGPDDTVLVPRGSVKTDWEVELAVVIGRTARYLESAEEGLAHVAGYAVAHDVSEREFQIERGGTWDKGKNCETFNPLGPWLVTADEVPDPQDLALRLWVNGELKQDGTTAEQIFPVGEVVRYVSHFMTLYPGDVINTGTPAGVALGRPEPKPYLRAGDVVELEIEGLGRQRQEFQQA, encoded by the coding sequence ATGAAGCTGCTGCGCGTCGGTACGGCCGGATCGGAGCGGCCCGCGCTGCTCGACGCCGAGGGGACCCTGCGGGACCTGTCGGGACTCGTCCCGGACATCGACGGACCGCTGCTCGCCGACCCCGAGGCGCTCGGCCGCGTCCGTGCCGCCGCCGGCACGGGCGAGCTGCCCGCGCTGGACCCGGAGGGGCTGCGGATCGGGCCGCCGCTCGGGCGGATCGGCAAGATCGTGTGCATCGGCCTCAACTACCACGACCACGCCCGCGAGACCGGCGCCGAGCCGCCGTCCGAGCCGGTCGTCTTCTTCAAGGCGCCGGACACCGTCGTCGGCCCCGACGACACCGTGCTGGTGCCGCGCGGCTCGGTCAAGACGGACTGGGAGGTCGAGCTCGCCGTCGTCATCGGCCGTACGGCCCGCTACCTGGAGTCCGCCGAGGAAGGGCTCGCGCATGTCGCCGGGTACGCGGTGGCGCACGACGTGTCCGAGCGGGAGTTCCAGATCGAGCGGGGCGGCACCTGGGACAAGGGCAAGAACTGCGAGACGTTCAACCCGCTGGGCCCCTGGCTGGTGACGGCCGACGAGGTGCCCGACCCGCAGGACCTCGCGCTGCGGCTGTGGGTCAACGGCGAGCTGAAGCAGGACGGCACGACGGCCGAGCAGATCTTCCCGGTGGGGGAGGTCGTGCGGTACGTCAGCCACTTCATGACCCTTTACCCCGGTGACGTCATCAACACGGGGACGCCGGCCGGGGTCGCCCTCGGCCGCCCCGAGCCGAAGCCGTACCTGCGGGCCGGGGACGTCGTGGAGCTGGAGATCGAGGGGCTCGGCCGGCAGCGGCAGGAGTTCCAGCAGGCGTGA
- a CDS encoding glycoside hydrolase family 6 protein, which translates to MYQKRGAWGVARARASAVLLGAALLIAGCSSGDGDTPDGENAAGISQQPKDRNPFWVNPDGNAAEQVAAYEKDGKKGDAEQIRKIAEQPTGEWIGPENPEDEARGYTEAAAKADRTALLVLYNIPHRDCGQYSQGGAADGDTYREWIDGVAKGIGDRGATIVLEPDAVLHLVDGCTPDEFHEERYDLLKGAIGKLKSLKNTKVYLDAGNAGWGHPDQIFEPLKWAGVDQADGFAVNVSNFYTTKDSIAYGKQLSTRVGGKPFVVDTSRNGNGPYTGGDPNERWCNPPGRALGETPTTKTPDPLVDAFVWVKRPGESDGECKGGPKAGQWWAKYALGLARASK; encoded by the coding sequence ATGTACCAGAAGAGGGGGGCCTGGGGGGTCGCTCGTGCGCGCGCGTCGGCCGTGCTGCTGGGGGCGGCACTGCTGATCGCGGGATGTTCCTCCGGGGACGGCGACACACCGGACGGCGAGAACGCCGCCGGGATCAGCCAACAGCCCAAGGACAGGAACCCGTTCTGGGTGAACCCGGACGGGAACGCGGCCGAGCAGGTGGCCGCGTACGAGAAGGATGGGAAGAAGGGGGACGCCGAGCAGATCCGCAAGATCGCGGAGCAGCCCACCGGCGAGTGGATCGGTCCGGAGAACCCGGAGGACGAGGCGCGCGGCTACACCGAGGCCGCCGCCAAGGCGGACCGGACCGCGCTGCTGGTCCTCTACAACATCCCGCACCGCGACTGCGGTCAGTACTCGCAGGGCGGCGCCGCCGACGGCGACACCTACCGCGAGTGGATCGACGGGGTGGCCAAGGGCATCGGTGACCGGGGGGCCACGATCGTCCTGGAGCCGGACGCCGTGCTGCACCTGGTGGACGGCTGCACCCCGGACGAGTTCCACGAGGAGCGCTACGACCTCCTCAAGGGCGCCATCGGCAAGCTCAAGTCGCTGAAGAACACGAAGGTCTACCTGGACGCCGGAAACGCCGGCTGGGGGCACCCGGACCAGATCTTCGAGCCGCTGAAGTGGGCGGGCGTCGACCAGGCCGACGGCTTCGCGGTGAACGTGTCGAACTTCTACACGACCAAGGACTCCATCGCGTACGGCAAGCAGCTCTCCACCCGCGTGGGCGGGAAGCCGTTCGTCGTGGACACCAGCCGCAACGGCAACGGCCCCTACACGGGCGGCGACCCGAACGAGCGCTGGTGCAACCCGCCGGGCCGCGCGCTGGGCGAGACCCCGACGACGAAGACGCCGGACCCGCTGGTCGACGCGTTCGTCTGGGTCAAGCGCCCCGGCGAGTCGGACGGCGAGTGCAAGGGCGGCCCGAAGGCCGGCCAGTGGTGGGCGAAGTACGCGCTCGGACTGGCCCGGGCCAGCAAGTGA
- a CDS encoding heme-degrading domain-containing protein — protein MTHTSGPTPKFQPELTPSLEELEAQERRLVFPRFTYEDAWALGSLLVELARERQAPVAIDIHRSGQQLFHAALAGSTPDNDAWIARKRRVVERYGSSSYLVGARFRAKGTTFEESSRLDPDVYAAHGGSFPVTVEGVGVVGAVTVSGLPQLADHRMVVEALESFLAKP, from the coding sequence GTGACGCACACGAGCGGACCGACCCCGAAGTTCCAGCCCGAGCTCACGCCCTCGCTGGAGGAGCTGGAGGCCCAGGAGCGGCGCCTGGTGTTCCCGCGGTTCACGTACGAGGACGCCTGGGCGCTGGGCTCCCTGCTGGTGGAGCTGGCCCGGGAGCGCCAGGCGCCGGTCGCGATCGACATCCACCGTAGCGGGCAGCAGCTGTTCCACGCGGCGCTGGCGGGTTCCACGCCCGACAACGACGCCTGGATCGCCCGCAAGCGCCGGGTCGTGGAGCGCTACGGCTCCTCGTCCTACCTGGTGGGCGCCCGGTTCCGCGCCAAGGGCACGACGTTCGAGGAGTCCTCGCGGCTCGATCCCGACGTCTACGCGGCCCACGGCGGCTCGTTCCCGGTCACCGTGGAGGGCGTCGGGGTCGTCGGCGCGGTCACGGTGAGCGGTCTGCCGCAGCTGGCGGACCACCGGATGGTGGTGGAGGCGCTGGAGAGCTTCCTGGCGAAGCCGTAG
- a CDS encoding Gfo/Idh/MocA family oxidoreductase — protein sequence MSTAPLRVGLVGYGLAGSVFHAPLIATTEGLALDTVVTSNPERQRQARAEHPDVRVAASPDDLLARAGDLDLLVVASPNKTHVPLATAALKAGLPVVVDKPLAGTAAEARELAALAEERGLLLSVFQNRRWDNDFLTLRRLLDDGELGDVWRFESRFERWRPQTKGGWRESGDPAEIGGLLYDLGSHVVDQALVLFGPVTQVYAEAVVRRAGAETDDDTFLALTHANGVRSHLYVSATAAQLGPRFRVLGSKAGYVKHGLDPQEAALREGRRPGDEADWGTEPEELYGRLGAGESPLTGGGSAVPTLPGDYPAYYAAVAAALRDGGPNPVTALEAAAALDVLEAARRSARDGVTVTL from the coding sequence ATGAGTACTGCTCCTCTCCGTGTGGGCCTCGTCGGCTACGGCCTGGCCGGCTCCGTCTTCCACGCCCCGCTGATCGCCACCACCGAGGGGCTCGCCCTCGACACGGTGGTCACCTCGAACCCCGAGCGGCAGCGGCAGGCCCGCGCCGAGCACCCGGACGTACGCGTCGCCGCCTCGCCGGACGACCTGCTCGCCCGCGCCGGCGACCTCGACCTGCTCGTCGTCGCGTCCCCGAACAAGACGCACGTCCCGCTCGCCACCGCCGCCCTGAAGGCCGGCCTGCCCGTCGTCGTGGACAAGCCGCTGGCCGGCACGGCGGCCGAGGCGCGCGAGCTGGCGGCCCTGGCCGAGGAGCGCGGCCTGCTGCTGTCGGTCTTCCAGAACCGCCGCTGGGACAACGACTTCCTCACCCTGCGCCGGCTCCTCGACGACGGCGAGCTGGGCGACGTCTGGCGCTTCGAGTCCCGCTTCGAGCGCTGGCGCCCGCAGACCAAGGGCGGCTGGCGGGAGTCCGGCGACCCCGCGGAGATCGGAGGTCTGCTCTACGACCTCGGCAGCCATGTCGTCGACCAGGCCCTCGTCCTCTTCGGCCCGGTCACCCAGGTGTACGCCGAGGCGGTCGTCCGCCGCGCCGGCGCCGAGACCGACGACGACACGTTCCTCGCCCTGACCCACGCGAACGGCGTCCGCTCCCATCTGTACGTCTCCGCCACGGCCGCCCAGCTCGGCCCCCGCTTCCGGGTGCTCGGCTCGAAGGCCGGGTACGTCAAGCACGGCCTGGACCCGCAGGAGGCGGCGCTGCGCGAGGGACGGCGGCCCGGCGACGAGGCGGACTGGGGCACCGAACCCGAGGAGCTGTACGGGCGGCTCGGCGCCGGCGAGTCCCCGCTCACGGGCGGCGGCAGCGCCGTCCCGACCCTGCCGGGCGACTACCCCGCCTACTACGCGGCCGTCGCGGCGGCCCTGCGCGACGGCGGCCCCAACCCGGTGACCGCCCTGGAGGCGGCCGCCGCCCTGGACGTCCTGGAGGCGGCGCGACGCTCCGCCCGTGACGGAGTGACGGTGACCCTGTGA